CAGGGGCAGCGCGGGCGAGTAGTTGTCGTTCACCCCCGTCATGGGCTCCGCCATGCACATGGCGTTGAGGATGGCCTCCTCCGTGGCCTCCATCACGGCCTCGTAGAGGGGGTCCAGGCGCTGATCCAGGAGGATCTTCATCTTGTAGACCATCTTCTGGGTGCGCCTGGGGATGATGTTCGCGGTGGAGAAGCCCACCACGATCTCACCCGAGCCGTGCGCCGCGTAGCTGCCCACCCGGCCGATGCCCAGACCCACGCGCTTGCACAGGCGGTTGATCTGATGGCTCAAGAGCGGCGCGTCCGTGGCGACGACGGCGATGATGGAGCCGTAGGACTTGCCGCGGTGCGGGGTGTTCTTGAACTTCTCCACCAGCACCTCGCCCACGGGCAGGCCGCCCACGCGCAGGTTGTGCATCTTCCCGAAGTTGGACATGACGAGCACGCCCAGCGTGTAGCCGCCCAGCACCTCCGGCAGCTTGCGCGACGACGTGCCGATGCCGCCCTTGAAGTCGCACGTCACCATGCCGGTGCCGCCGCCGACGTTGCCCTCCTGCACCGGGCCGGACTTCGCGGCGTTGATGGCGGCGAAGACGTGCTCCTGGCGCACGTGGCGGCCGGAGATGTCGTTGAGCCACGAGTCGTCGCACTCGCCCACCACGGGGATGATGACGTCGTGCTCGTCACCGATGCCCGGGTAGCGCTGGACGAGGTAGTTGGCCACGCCGTCGGACACGGCGCCCACGGCCATGGTGTTGGTGAGGAGGATGGGCGTCTCGACGAGGCCCCACTCCATGAGCTGCGTC
The sequence above is drawn from the Corallococcus sp. NCRR genome and encodes:
- a CDS encoding DmpA family aminopeptidase, with the protein product MVRIPEENGPRVRARELGIPLGRFKPGKYNAITDVEGVLVGHATLIEGSGPLKPGYGPVRTGVTAILPNLGNIFMERMSGGGFVLNGAGEVSGMTQLMEWGLVETPILLTNTMAVGAVSDGVANYLVQRYPGIGDEHDVIIPVVGECDDSWLNDISGRHVRQEHVFAAINAAKSGPVQEGNVGGGTGMVTCDFKGGIGTSSRKLPEVLGGYTLGVLVMSNFGKMHNLRVGGLPVGEVLVEKFKNTPHRGKSYGSIIAVVATDAPLLSHQINRLCKRVGLGIGRVGSYAAHGSGEIVVGFSTANIIPRRTQKMVYKMKILLDQRLDPLYEAVMEATEEAILNAMCMAEPMTGVNDNYSPALPLDEVRRFVDACRPIFASVKKRPHQTSVPASKERPSDEDREGEVTLGSALPTQVRGAEGIPFPTRPAPNEPPPDGAPRPAPGADAKPVPEDPEGSSSGSP